A genomic window from Paucibacter sp. KCTC 42545 includes:
- a CDS encoding cupin domain-containing protein yields MSKPQVLKLDNTSAPADTKAEEYYLAPEKLIAGNPKQTLWLQYTDPSRQFMAGIWRSEPGKWRVNYTEEEYCHMLEGVSVICSDEGHSVTVKAGESFVMPRGFVGSWEVIESSCKRFVIYEASA; encoded by the coding sequence ATGTCCAAGCCCCAAGTCCTCAAGCTCGACAACACCAGCGCCCCGGCCGATACGAAGGCTGAAGAGTATTACCTCGCGCCAGAGAAGCTGATTGCCGGCAACCCCAAGCAAACCCTGTGGCTGCAGTACACCGACCCGAGCCGGCAATTCATGGCCGGGATTTGGCGCAGCGAGCCAGGCAAATGGCGGGTCAACTACACCGAGGAAGAGTACTGCCACATGCTCGAAGGCGTGAGCGTGATCTGCAGCGATGAGGGCCACAGCGTCACCGTCAAGGCGGGCGAAAGCTTTGTGATGCCGCGCGGCTTTGTGGGCAGCTGGGAGGTGATTGAAAGCTCCTGCAAGCGCTTTGTGATTTATGAAGCCAGCGCCTGA
- a CDS encoding VOC family protein gives MNTRPKPSAVVFAKDVEAMTRFYREVVAMREVHRDAAHVVLDDAGFQLVIHGIPQSIAESFTISQPPEIRDQTPIKICLPVTSLAEARAKAATLGGQLGPAAQEWTARGFRACDGFDPEGNVFQLREPAA, from the coding sequence ATGAACACACGCCCCAAACCCAGCGCCGTCGTCTTCGCCAAAGATGTTGAAGCCATGACACGCTTCTACCGCGAGGTGGTGGCGATGAGGGAAGTACACCGTGACGCAGCCCATGTGGTGCTGGATGACGCGGGCTTTCAGCTCGTCATTCACGGCATCCCACAATCCATTGCCGAGAGCTTCACGATCAGCCAACCGCCTGAGATCAGGGACCAAACCCCCATCAAGATCTGCCTGCCGGTCACCAGCCTTGCTGAAGCACGCGCCAAGGCCGCGACGCTCGGCGGACAGCTGGGTCCAGCCGCGCAGGAATGGACGGCGCGGGGTTTCAGGGCCTGCGACGGCTTCGACCCCGAAGGCAATGTGTTCCAGCTGCGTGAACCTGCGGCCTAA